One window of Salegentibacter sp. Hel_I_6 genomic DNA carries:
- the hemA gene encoding glutamyl-tRNA reductase, with the protein MEDYHIASGKHFYTIGLSYKKADAEIRGHFSLDEEAKNRLLQQAKVEGIDAILVTSTCNRTEIYGFAQHPFQLIKLLCEHTHGTVEEFEKVAYVHKNKQAISHMFRVGTGLDSQILGDFEIISQLKLAFIRSKKIGLVNAFLERLVNAVIQASKRIKNETEISTGATSVSFASVQYILNNVPNVSDKNILLFGTGKIGRNTCENLIKHTQNTHITLINRTKDKAERIAGKFNLIVKDYADLQAEIRNTDILIVATGAQNPTISKELIYSNKDLLVLDLSIPKNVSEDVAHLLNVKLVHLDQLSKITDKNLERRKQFIPEAEAIIEEVETDFNKWLETRKFAPTIKALKKKLRSMKDDELDFQRRKISDFNDEQAEIVSDRIIQKIMKHFANHLKGDSETTDESLELIQKVFQLEEQAK; encoded by the coding sequence ATGGAAGATTATCACATCGCAAGCGGAAAACATTTTTATACGATAGGCCTTAGCTACAAAAAGGCTGATGCAGAGATAAGAGGACATTTTAGTTTGGACGAAGAAGCCAAGAATCGCTTACTTCAGCAGGCTAAAGTTGAAGGTATTGATGCTATTCTGGTAACTTCTACCTGTAACCGCACCGAAATATACGGATTTGCACAACACCCTTTTCAGCTTATAAAATTGCTTTGCGAACATACGCACGGTACCGTAGAAGAGTTTGAAAAAGTGGCTTATGTTCACAAAAACAAACAAGCCATTTCTCATATGTTTAGGGTTGGTACTGGTTTAGACAGCCAAATTCTTGGTGATTTTGAAATAATTAGTCAGTTAAAACTTGCCTTTATCCGTTCCAAAAAAATTGGTTTGGTAAATGCGTTCTTAGAGCGATTGGTAAATGCAGTTATTCAAGCAAGTAAGCGTATTAAAAATGAAACCGAAATTTCTACAGGAGCCACTTCGGTGTCTTTTGCTTCGGTTCAATATATTTTGAATAATGTACCTAATGTTTCAGATAAGAATATTTTACTTTTCGGAACAGGAAAAATTGGCAGAAATACTTGTGAAAACCTTATTAAACATACGCAGAACACGCATATTACTTTAATAAACCGTACCAAAGATAAAGCAGAAAGGATCGCGGGTAAATTCAATTTAATCGTAAAAGATTATGCCGATTTACAGGCGGAAATAAGAAATACCGATATTCTAATTGTCGCTACCGGGGCGCAAAACCCTACCATTTCTAAAGAGTTGATTTATTCTAACAAAGATTTATTGGTTTTAGATCTTTCTATACCAAAGAATGTTTCTGAAGATGTAGCGCATTTACTCAATGTAAAATTGGTGCACCTGGATCAGCTTTCAAAAATTACCGATAAAAATTTAGAACGTAGAAAGCAATTTATTCCTGAAGCCGAAGCGATAATTGAAGAAGTGGAAACCGATTTTAATAAATGGCTGGAAACCCGAAAATTTGCTCCCACCATAAAGGCTTTAAAGAAAAAGCTTAGAAGCATGAAAGATGATGAGCTTGATTTTCAGCGTAGAAAAATTTCAGATTTTAATGATGAACAGGCCGAAATTGTTAGCGACCGAATTATTCAGAAAATCATGAAACATTTCGCTAATCATTTAAAAGGAGATTCCGAAACTACTGATGAAAGTCTGGAATTGATCCAGAAAGTATTTCAGCTTGAAGAACAGGCTAAATGA
- a CDS encoding DUF6616 family protein, with protein sequence MYLYIEMWNVTRRWLKLSVEERRKVFTNMEERIKEMKDRGVENLGWALNDEHTPYRSDYRYITVWKMPSKDEVKMLEENLDRVGWYNYFSQANSRGEMIPRDKAINFLVNIKETSTSFLDA encoded by the coding sequence ATGTATTTGTATATTGAAATGTGGAACGTAACACGCCGATGGTTAAAACTTTCTGTGGAAGAACGCCGTAAGGTATTTACCAATATGGAAGAAAGAATTAAAGAAATGAAGGACCGCGGTGTAGAAAATTTGGGTTGGGCTTTAAATGATGAGCACACTCCATATCGTAGCGATTATAGATATATTACGGTTTGGAAAATGCCCTCTAAAGATGAAGTGAAGATGCTTGAAGAAAATTTAGACCGGGTAGGATGGTACAATTATTTCTCTCAGGCTAATTCACGCGGAGAAATGATTCCGCGAGATAAAGCCATAAATTTTCTAGTGAATATTAAAGAAACATCCACTTCCTTTCTGGATGCATAG
- a CDS encoding methylated-DNA--[protein]-cysteine S-methyltransferase: MKKTPNHQTQIFLKTPLGTARISGSEEGVSAIQILDEEIPPSTEIPVFLKSTVQQLDDYFNGKLKDFHLKVNPQGTDFQQKVWKALSEIPFGTTCSYLELSKKLGDEKAIRAVASANGKNPLWVVIPCHRVIGSDGSLTGYAGGLHRKQWLLNHENNTSQLSMF; the protein is encoded by the coding sequence ATGAAGAAAACACCGAATCATCAAACTCAAATATTTCTGAAAACACCCCTGGGAACAGCCAGAATTAGCGGGAGCGAAGAAGGGGTTTCTGCCATTCAGATCTTAGATGAAGAAATTCCCCCTTCAACAGAAATACCAGTTTTCCTTAAGTCTACTGTACAACAATTAGACGACTATTTTAATGGGAAGCTGAAGGATTTCCATTTAAAAGTAAATCCGCAGGGGACCGATTTTCAGCAGAAAGTTTGGAAAGCTTTAAGTGAAATTCCGTTCGGAACAACCTGTTCCTATTTAGAATTATCAAAAAAATTGGGAGACGAGAAAGCAATTCGGGCAGTAGCTTCGGCAAACGGTAAGAATCCGCTTTGGGTGGTAATTCCCTGCCATCGAGTAATTGGGAGCGACGGCTCTTTAACCGGATACGCAGGAGGACTGCATAGAAAGCAATGGCTTTTAAATCACGAAAATAACACTTCACAACTTTCAATGTTCTAA
- a CDS encoding 3'-5' exonuclease: MLHSIKLENILFLDIETVPEFKDFNELSEDKKLLWEEKTQYQRKEDFTAQEFYDRAGIWAEFGKIVCISVGFFSFKNGERTFRLTTFKDEERTLLQQFTALLNEHFAKPQHLLCAHNGKEFDFPFIARRMLIHELALPLKLNLFGKKPWEVPHLDTLELWKFGDYKHFTSLKLLTNVLKIPSPKDDISGSDVRNVFYNENDLNRIVKYCEKDVLAIAQVILKLRQENLLEISEVVSV, translated from the coding sequence ATGCTACACTCAATTAAGCTTGAGAATATTCTTTTTCTCGATATAGAAACCGTGCCTGAATTTAAAGATTTCAACGAACTTTCTGAGGACAAAAAACTACTCTGGGAAGAGAAAACTCAATACCAGCGCAAAGAAGATTTCACCGCACAGGAGTTTTATGATAGAGCCGGAATATGGGCCGAATTTGGTAAGATTGTATGTATTTCGGTAGGTTTTTTTAGCTTTAAAAATGGAGAAAGAACTTTTAGACTTACTACTTTTAAGGATGAAGAAAGAACCTTACTCCAGCAGTTTACTGCATTATTAAATGAGCATTTTGCGAAACCTCAGCATTTACTTTGCGCGCACAATGGGAAAGAATTCGATTTTCCATTTATCGCTCGCCGAATGCTAATTCATGAGCTTGCATTGCCTTTAAAACTAAATTTATTCGGAAAAAAACCATGGGAAGTTCCGCATTTGGATACCCTGGAATTATGGAAATTTGGCGATTACAAACATTTCACTTCATTAAAATTGTTAACCAATGTTTTAAAAATACCTTCTCCCAAAGACGATATTTCTGGAAGTGATGTAAGAAATGTTTTTTACAATGAAAATGACCTAAATCGTATTGTAAAATATTGCGAAAAAGACGTGCTCGCCATAGCGCAGGTAATTTTAAAACTTAGGCAGGAAAATCTTTTGGAAATTTCAGAGGTTGTAAGTGTTTAA
- a CDS encoding uroporphyrinogen-III synthase, with translation MKSVLSTKKISNSQRQLFLNSGLSLIEYDAILTETTDFKLPSEKIKNAIFTSKKAVNAVLDKIEAENCFCVGQKTAEVLSYNGFHIQEIADYGKDLAETITKKYTAETFTFFCGNKRRDEIPEILEYKNVQFTEIEVYKTGLNPQSFSQEFDGILFFSPSAVQSFTAKNELKSAMAFCIGTTTASEAKKHTNNLIIATKPSIENVIVQVVKYFKK, from the coding sequence ATGAAAAGCGTTCTTTCTACCAAAAAAATCAGTAATTCTCAGAGACAATTATTTCTGAATTCAGGATTGAGTTTGATAGAATATGATGCGATTCTTACTGAAACTACCGATTTCAAACTTCCTTCAGAAAAAATTAAAAATGCCATTTTCACCAGCAAAAAAGCAGTAAATGCCGTTTTAGATAAAATTGAAGCCGAAAATTGTTTTTGCGTAGGTCAAAAAACTGCAGAAGTTTTAAGCTACAATGGGTTTCATATCCAGGAAATTGCAGATTACGGCAAAGATTTAGCAGAAACTATTACTAAAAAATACACTGCCGAAACATTCACATTTTTCTGCGGAAATAAAAGAAGGGATGAAATTCCCGAAATATTAGAGTATAAGAATGTTCAGTTTACTGAAATTGAAGTTTATAAAACAGGTTTAAATCCGCAGTCATTTTCACAGGAATTTGACGGGATTTTATTTTTTAGTCCCAGTGCGGTGCAAAGTTTTACTGCTAAAAATGAGCTTAAAAGCGCTATGGCTTTTTGCATAGGAACCACAACGGCTTCAGAAGCCAAAAAACATACAAATAATTTAATCATAGCCACCAAACCTTCTATTGAAAATGTGATCGTGCAGGTGGTGAAATATTTTAAAAAATGA
- a CDS encoding serine hydrolase yields MIRFLKILGTVILVLSIAIFILIIFDFGYIFRGIQATYFQGEKTAYIDDYPNFENRLIKAGTQADKWPEHSNYNSIKPTKDLTELNEELETAAFLIITSDSIWFEEYYQEYGRDSKTNSFSMAKSIVSALLGKAIQDGYIKSLDQPVSDFFPQFKEELKVGDLASMSSGLNWNENYYNPFGMTARAYFDENIRELVLRLKVTQDPGESFKYLSGNTILMGMVIEKATGENLSEYLSESFWKPMGMQSDALWQLDSQESGMEKAYCCIASNARDFARIGKLYKNKGKWNGKQILDSEFVARSTEPRFEESPQYGYGFWLSDHKEKDIFYMRGIRGQYVIVIPEDDLIIVRLGENLIKKDQDEEHAPDFYKYIDETYKMLDNATLN; encoded by the coding sequence ATGATTAGATTTTTAAAGATTCTTGGCACTGTAATTCTTGTTTTGTCTATCGCAATTTTTATTCTAATCATTTTTGATTTTGGTTATATTTTCCGTGGCATTCAGGCCACCTATTTTCAAGGTGAAAAAACGGCCTATATAGATGATTATCCTAATTTTGAAAACCGACTTATTAAGGCAGGAACTCAAGCTGATAAATGGCCAGAACATTCTAATTATAATTCGATTAAACCTACAAAAGATCTTACTGAATTAAACGAAGAGCTGGAAACCGCCGCTTTTTTGATCATAACAAGTGATAGTATTTGGTTTGAAGAATATTACCAGGAATATGGGCGAGATTCTAAAACAAACTCTTTTTCTATGGCTAAAAGTATCGTTTCTGCTTTATTAGGCAAGGCCATTCAAGATGGCTATATTAAAAGTTTAGATCAACCCGTTTCCGATTTTTTTCCACAGTTTAAGGAAGAATTAAAAGTAGGCGATTTGGCTTCCATGTCATCTGGCTTAAACTGGAACGAGAACTATTACAATCCGTTTGGGATGACAGCAAGAGCTTATTTTGACGAAAACATTAGAGAGCTGGTTCTTCGGCTCAAAGTCACTCAAGACCCGGGAGAAAGCTTTAAATACCTAAGCGGGAACACTATTCTTATGGGGATGGTAATTGAGAAAGCAACAGGAGAAAATCTTTCGGAATATTTAAGTGAAAGTTTCTGGAAACCAATGGGAATGCAAAGCGATGCACTTTGGCAATTAGACAGCCAGGAAAGCGGGATGGAAAAAGCTTATTGCTGTATTGCTTCCAACGCTCGTGATTTCGCCAGGATTGGAAAGCTCTATAAAAACAAAGGAAAGTGGAACGGCAAACAAATCCTGGATTCAGAATTTGTAGCACGATCTACAGAGCCTCGTTTTGAAGAAAGTCCGCAATATGGCTACGGCTTTTGGCTGAGCGATCATAAAGAAAAAGATATTTTTTATATGCGGGGCATTCGGGGTCAATATGTTATTGTAATTCCTGAAGACGACCTTATTATTGTAAGATTGGGGGAAAACCTTATTAAAAAAGACCAGGACGAGGAACACGCTCCAGATTTCTATAAGTATATTGATGAGACTTATAAAATGCTAGACAATGCTACACTCAATTAA
- a CDS encoding AraC family transcriptional regulator, with amino-acid sequence MISEDKNNAVGFTEELKIEDGFYLLKFQNETADIQKIIRDIDSSFIQFHFNLKGSSKFLFNNNNYELPLSEEKSLLLYNPQQDLPLNLVLEPNSWLISLVISIKKFHSLFSQEAGYITFLSADNKDKKYYKDGPVSPSMAIVLNQVMNFNLTQSIKNLYFKGKAYELLSLYFNRTEDPNVEQCPFLSDEENIIKIRKAKDIVISRMAEPPSLQELSEEIGLSLKKLKEGFKQIYGDSVYSFLFDYKMEYARKLLDSGDYNVNEVGLKVGYSTASHFIAAFKKKFGTTPKKYIMSLTPNV; translated from the coding sequence ATGATTTCAGAAGATAAAAATAACGCTGTAGGATTTACTGAAGAGTTGAAAATTGAGGATGGATTTTATCTTTTAAAGTTTCAAAATGAAACCGCTGATATTCAGAAAATTATTCGGGATATTGATAGTAGTTTTATTCAGTTTCATTTCAACCTAAAGGGGAGTAGTAAGTTTTTATTCAACAATAACAATTATGAACTTCCGCTTAGTGAAGAGAAATCTTTATTATTGTATAATCCACAACAAGATCTTCCTTTAAACCTTGTTTTAGAACCGAATTCCTGGTTAATTTCGCTGGTTATTTCAATTAAAAAATTCCACTCTCTTTTTTCGCAAGAGGCCGGTTATATCACTTTTTTAAGTGCCGATAACAAGGATAAGAAATACTATAAAGATGGGCCAGTTTCACCTTCTATGGCCATTGTACTTAATCAGGTAATGAATTTTAATCTTACTCAAAGTATTAAAAACCTTTATTTTAAGGGGAAAGCATACGAGTTGCTTAGTTTGTATTTTAACAGGACTGAAGATCCTAATGTAGAACAATGCCCTTTTCTTAGCGATGAAGAGAATATTATAAAAATTAGAAAAGCCAAGGATATTGTTATTTCCAGGATGGCCGAGCCGCCATCGCTCCAGGAATTATCAGAAGAAATAGGATTGAGCCTTAAAAAACTTAAGGAAGGATTTAAGCAAATCTATGGCGATTCGGTGTATAGTTTTTTATTCGATTATAAGATGGAGTATGCGAGAAAGCTGTTAGATAGCGGTGATTATAATGTAAATGAAGTTGGTCTAAAAGTAGGTTACAGTACTGCAAGTCATTTTATAGCTGCTTTTAAAAAGAAATTTGGTACCACGCCAAAGAAATATATTATGTCCTTAACCCCAAATGTTTAA
- the hemC gene encoding hydroxymethylbilane synthase → MNKVIRIGTRDSELALWQAKTVQNGLEKLGHKTELVPVKSTGDLILDQPLYEMGITGIFTKTLDVAMIKGEIDIAVHSMKDVPTALPKGIVEAAVLKRANTKDILIHKGLDFLESEGTIATGSLRRKAQWLNKYPIHNVVDLRGNVNTRMKKLDDNNWNGAIFAAAGLERIALKPDNFIDLNWMIPAPAQGAMLVVAMEEDEFTQKALALLNHKESEITVHIEREFLKVLEGGCTAPIGALASIDKNLVYFKGALFSLDGKEKIGVEKTVSINEIENLGRRCAEEILQNGGANLMQQIKAEINNAG, encoded by the coding sequence ATGAATAAAGTAATTCGCATTGGCACCCGGGACAGTGAACTTGCACTTTGGCAGGCCAAAACCGTACAAAACGGACTCGAAAAATTAGGCCATAAAACCGAATTGGTTCCCGTAAAATCTACCGGAGACCTTATTCTAGACCAGCCGCTGTACGAAATGGGTATCACGGGAATTTTCACAAAAACCCTGGACGTAGCTATGATAAAAGGCGAGATTGATATCGCTGTACATTCTATGAAAGATGTGCCCACGGCACTTCCCAAAGGAATCGTGGAAGCAGCTGTTTTAAAACGAGCCAATACCAAAGATATTCTTATTCATAAAGGTCTCGATTTCCTGGAAAGTGAGGGAACAATCGCAACTGGAAGTTTACGCCGAAAAGCACAATGGCTTAATAAATATCCCATTCATAATGTGGTTGATTTACGTGGTAACGTAAACACCCGAATGAAAAAGTTAGACGATAATAACTGGAACGGCGCAATTTTCGCCGCTGCCGGATTGGAACGTATCGCCTTAAAACCCGACAACTTTATAGATCTAAACTGGATGATCCCCGCCCCGGCACAGGGTGCAATGCTCGTAGTAGCAATGGAAGAAGATGAATTTACCCAAAAAGCTCTCGCGCTTTTAAACCATAAAGAGTCTGAAATCACCGTGCATATCGAAAGAGAATTTTTAAAGGTTTTAGAAGGTGGATGTACCGCGCCAATTGGAGCTTTAGCAAGTATTGATAAAAATCTTGTTTATTTTAAAGGCGCACTTTTTAGTTTGGACGGAAAAGAAAAAATTGGCGTTGAAAAGACGGTTTCCATCAACGAAATCGAAAATCTTGGAAGGCGTTGTGCTGAAGAAATTTTGCAAAATGGCGGCGCAAATTTAATGCAGCAAATAAAGGCTGAAATTAATAACGCAGGCTGA
- the hemE gene encoding uroporphyrinogen decarboxylase, which yields MIKNDLFLKALKGETVERPPVWMMRQAGRYLPDFMKLKEKYDFFTRCRTPELATEITVMPIHQIGTDAAILFSDILVIPQAMNIEVEMKPGLGPWLPNPIRTPKDVDNVIVPNIEETLGYVMDAIKMTKQELNNEVPLIGFAGSPWTILCYAVQGQGSKNFDKAKKFCFTNPVAAHQLLQKITDTTIGYLKAKVAAGVDAVQIFDSWGGMLSPVDYQEFSWKYIQQIIDALKDEIPVIAFGKGCWFALHEMAGSGASALGVDWTLSARNARYLSGGKITLQGNFDPARLYSPPAEIKKMVTQMINEFGKDQYIVNLGHGILPDIPVENAQAFVDAVKEYKVQ from the coding sequence ATGATAAAAAACGATCTATTTCTAAAAGCTTTAAAAGGAGAAACGGTAGAACGTCCCCCGGTTTGGATGATGCGCCAGGCTGGCCGCTACCTTCCAGATTTTATGAAGCTTAAAGAAAAATACGACTTTTTCACCCGTTGCAGAACTCCAGAATTAGCTACCGAAATCACCGTAATGCCAATTCACCAGATAGGTACAGATGCCGCTATTCTTTTTAGCGATATTTTAGTGATTCCGCAGGCGATGAATATTGAAGTGGAGATGAAACCCGGTCTTGGGCCATGGTTACCAAATCCCATTCGTACACCTAAAGATGTAGACAATGTAATTGTTCCCAATATCGAGGAAACTTTAGGTTATGTGATGGATGCCATTAAAATGACCAAACAGGAATTGAATAATGAAGTTCCATTAATTGGTTTTGCCGGTTCCCCATGGACTATTTTGTGCTACGCCGTGCAAGGTCAGGGCTCCAAGAATTTTGATAAAGCGAAGAAATTCTGTTTTACAAATCCTGTGGCCGCACACCAATTACTTCAAAAAATTACCGACACCACCATTGGTTACCTTAAAGCAAAGGTTGCAGCAGGTGTAGATGCCGTTCAAATTTTCGATTCCTGGGGCGGTATGTTAAGCCCCGTAGATTACCAGGAATTCTCCTGGAAATACATTCAGCAAATCATAGACGCTTTAAAAGATGAAATTCCTGTAATCGCCTTTGGAAAAGGTTGTTGGTTTGCGCTTCACGAAATGGCAGGTTCGGGAGCTTCAGCTTTGGGAGTTGACTGGACTTTAAGTGCCAGAAACGCCCGTTATCTAAGCGGTGGAAAAATTACCTTGCAGGGTAATTTTGATCCGGCTAGATTATATTCGCCACCGGCTGAGATCAAAAAAATGGTCACCCAAATGATTAACGAATTTGGAAAAGATCAATATATCGTAAACCTGGGCCACGGTATTTTACCAGACATTCCGGTAGAAAATGCCCAGGCATTTGTTGATGCGGTAAAGGAATATAAAGTGCAGTAA
- a CDS encoding CNNM domain-containing protein — translation MGILILYAVLSIFFSFMCSILEAALLSVTPSYIKIKNKEGKAYAKTLANFKQDIDKPLIAILTVNTIAHTVGAILVGVQAEKIYGDGGNAVGIVSAIMTVAILVLSEIIPKTIGATYWQALGNFTAKTLKVMIFPLKYTGILWLMMLTTKLIGKSAHVSSMNREEFAAITDAAEEEGVFDESETTVIKNLLVFKSVKAKDVMTPYSVAIIENEDTTIEEFHQTHKNLKFSRIPVYKDKTNNVTGFILKDDVLEGMIDHKGEQPLSALKRDIFMSAGDTPIPELFENFVQKRGHISIIVDEFGNTVGIVTMEDIIETLLGLEIMDESDSIEDMQMLARQNWEKRAKRLGLIQRKDNEENTESSNSNISENTPGNSQN, via the coding sequence ATGGGAATACTCATTTTATACGCTGTTCTTTCTATTTTCTTTTCTTTTATGTGTTCTATTCTGGAAGCAGCTTTATTGAGCGTAACCCCTTCTTATATTAAAATAAAAAATAAGGAAGGAAAAGCCTATGCCAAAACCCTGGCAAACTTTAAACAGGATATAGATAAACCTCTTATAGCTATATTAACAGTAAATACTATTGCCCATACCGTTGGTGCTATTCTGGTTGGAGTTCAAGCCGAAAAAATTTATGGGGATGGTGGTAATGCCGTGGGTATAGTTTCGGCTATAATGACCGTTGCTATTTTGGTTCTTTCTGAAATTATTCCGAAAACTATAGGCGCAACCTACTGGCAAGCTTTAGGAAATTTCACCGCCAAAACCTTAAAAGTAATGATCTTCCCGCTGAAGTATACCGGTATACTTTGGCTTATGATGCTTACCACGAAATTAATTGGAAAATCGGCTCATGTTTCTTCTATGAACCGGGAAGAATTTGCTGCAATTACCGATGCTGCAGAAGAAGAAGGTGTTTTTGATGAAAGTGAAACCACGGTTATTAAAAACCTCCTGGTATTTAAATCGGTTAAAGCTAAAGATGTGATGACGCCATATTCTGTAGCCATTATTGAAAATGAAGACACTACTATTGAAGAATTTCACCAAACCCATAAAAATCTTAAATTTTCCAGAATCCCAGTTTATAAAGATAAAACCAACAATGTAACTGGCTTTATTTTAAAAGACGATGTATTAGAAGGAATGATAGACCATAAGGGCGAACAGCCTTTAAGCGCTTTAAAAAGAGATATTTTTATGAGTGCGGGAGATACGCCAATACCTGAACTTTTTGAGAACTTTGTACAGAAAAGAGGGCACATTTCCATAATTGTAGATGAGTTTGGAAATACGGTTGGTATTGTAACTATGGAAGATATCATAGAAACCCTGCTGGGCCTTGAAATTATGGACGAGAGCGACAGCATTGAAGATATGCAGATGCTTGCCCGCCAAAATTGGGAAAAAAGAGCTAAACGCCTTGGACTTATTCAACGTAAGGATAATGAAGAAAACACCGAATCATCAAACTCAAATATTTCTGAAAACACCCCTGGGAACAGCCAGAATTAG
- the hemB gene encoding porphobilinogen synthase, giving the protein MYPLKRNRRLRTSEAMRSLVRETAITPNDFIAPLFVVEGKNKKEEIASMPNYFRFSLDLLEKEVKELWSLGIKSVLLFVKVPDNLKDNAGTEALNSDGLMQRAIRSVKNAVPEMLVMTDVALDPYSVYGHDGVIADGKINNDDTTAILAEMGLSHAKAGADILAPSDMMDGRILEMRSLLEDEGFHDTGIMSYSAKYASAFYGPFRDALDSAPVDAKNIPKDKKTYQMDPANREEAVKETIMDIEEGADIVMVKPGLCYLDIVRDLRNAVNIPIAVYQVSGEYAMIKAAAEKGWLDHDAVVLEQLTAIKRAGASMIASYFAKDAVKLIS; this is encoded by the coding sequence ATGTACCCACTAAAAAGAAATAGAAGATTACGAACAAGCGAAGCAATGCGTAGCCTGGTACGCGAAACCGCTATCACACCAAACGATTTTATCGCACCGCTTTTTGTGGTGGAAGGAAAAAACAAAAAGGAAGAAATCGCTTCTATGCCTAATTATTTTAGGTTTAGCCTGGACTTGCTGGAGAAAGAAGTTAAAGAGCTTTGGAGTTTAGGCATAAAATCGGTGTTACTTTTTGTAAAAGTTCCAGATAACCTAAAAGACAATGCCGGAACTGAAGCTCTAAACAGCGACGGACTCATGCAGCGCGCTATAAGATCTGTTAAAAATGCAGTTCCGGAAATGCTGGTCATGACCGATGTTGCCCTGGATCCTTATTCAGTTTATGGCCATGATGGCGTTATTGCCGATGGAAAAATTAATAATGACGACACTACCGCTATTTTAGCTGAAATGGGACTTTCCCACGCCAAAGCCGGTGCCGATATTCTCGCTCCCAGTGACATGATGGACGGCCGTATTTTGGAAATGCGCAGCCTATTGGAAGACGAAGGTTTTCACGACACAGGAATTATGAGCTACAGCGCCAAATATGCTTCGGCTTTTTACGGGCCGTTTCGGGATGCACTGGATTCTGCTCCGGTAGATGCCAAAAATATTCCGAAGGATAAAAAAACCTACCAAATGGATCCTGCAAACCGTGAAGAAGCGGTTAAGGAAACCATCATGGATATTGAAGAAGGGGCTGATATTGTAATGGTAAAACCGGGATTATGTTATCTGGATATTGTTCGTGATTTAAGAAATGCAGTAAATATCCCAATTGCGGTTTACCAGGTTAGCGGCGAATATGCAATGATTAAGGCTGCAGCCGAAAAAGGTTGGTTAGATCACGATGCGGTAGTTTTAGAGCAATTAACCGCTATAAAACGAGCCGGCGCATCTATGATTGCCAGCTACTTCGCTAAAGATGCAGTGAAATTAATCTCCTGA
- the hemF gene encoding oxygen-dependent coproporphyrinogen oxidase, whose protein sequence is MKEQFYKYIENLQDTICKKLEAIDGTAKFQQDLWEREEGGGGRTRVIENGAVFEKGGVNISAVHGPLAPAMQKYFKVGDVDFFACGLSLVIHPKNPMVPTVHANWRYFEMYDKNGKVLDQWFGGGQDLTPYYLFEEDAKHFHQISKNACDKHASKFYPEYKKKCDEYFWNSHRNEARGIGGLFFDHLKASEEKSIEDWYNFVTEVGDSFLEAYVPIVENRKDLDYSEANRNWQEIRRGRYVEFNLVHDKGTLFGLKTNGRIESILMSLPPHVQWVYDHYPKPGSEEEKILKVLEKPRDWV, encoded by the coding sequence ATGAAAGAGCAATTTTATAAATACATTGAAAATTTACAGGATACCATCTGTAAAAAACTGGAAGCAATAGACGGCACAGCAAAATTTCAGCAAGACCTCTGGGAACGCGAAGAAGGCGGTGGTGGTAGAACCCGGGTTATAGAAAATGGGGCTGTTTTTGAAAAAGGCGGCGTAAATATCTCCGCAGTTCACGGTCCTTTGGCTCCAGCAATGCAGAAATATTTTAAAGTGGGTGATGTAGATTTTTTCGCCTGCGGACTCAGTTTGGTGATACATCCTAAAAACCCAATGGTTCCCACGGTTCACGCGAATTGGAGGTATTTTGAAATGTACGATAAGAATGGAAAAGTTTTAGACCAGTGGTTTGGCGGCGGGCAGGATCTTACGCCTTATTATTTATTTGAGGAAGATGCAAAACATTTTCACCAGATTTCTAAAAATGCCTGCGATAAACATGCTTCAAAATTTTATCCCGAATACAAGAAAAAATGCGATGAATATTTCTGGAATTCCCATAGAAATGAAGCCCGCGGAATTGGCGGATTGTTCTTCGATCATTTAAAAGCTTCCGAAGAAAAAAGTATTGAAGACTGGTATAATTTTGTAACCGAAGTTGGAGATAGCTTTCTGGAAGCTTATGTGCCTATTGTTGAAAACCGTAAAGATTTGGACTATTCTGAAGCTAACCGAAACTGGCAGGAAATAAGGCGAGGACGCTATGTAGAATTCAATTTAGTACACGATAAAGGCACACTTTTCGGTCTAAAAACCAACGGAAGAATTGAGAGTATTTTAATGAGTTTGCCTCCCCATGTACAATGGGTTTACGACCATTACCCCAAACCTGGCAGCGAGGAAGAAAAAATATTAAAAGTTTTGGAAAAGCCGAGGGATTGGGTTTAA